CTTGGCTGGCCCGCCACAGCCCATCTCATTCAGAGGAGGAGACTCAGCGTGCGTGAGCTCGACTCGGCGCAGAGCCAGATGGAACAGGAGCAGGCCATTCGCAAGGTGCTGCTCACCCGACTTCGTCAGACCAGCATCGTCCAGGCGCCTCAGCAGGAGATCGTGGCCTATCGCCTCGCGGAGATCTTCGTGGCCGCGCGTCAGCTGTACACCGATGTGCTGCCCGGGTTTCTCGAGCTGCCCGAGAAGTCGGCGCCAGAGACAGCCGAAGGCGGAGAAGAGGTGTTCGAGATGTTTGGCGACGTTCGCATGCACCTGCTGCACCTGCGAGACCTGGTCGAGGACTTCGAGGAGGCGTTTCTCGAGTCTCTGAGCGGGCGGCTCGAGGCCCAGGAAGAGGGAGGCGAGGACGCGGGAGACGGCGATGAAGGGTGACCTGTTGCTGGCCCTCGATCTCGGCAACACCGACCTGGTCATCGGCTTCTTCCAGGGCGAGACGCTCGCCCGCTCGTTTCGCTTTCACACCGACCGTCAGCGCACCGCCGACGAGTATGGTGTCATGCTGAAGTCGCTGATGACACACGAGGGGTTCGATGCGCGCAGCCTCGAGGGGGTGGCCATCTCGAACGTGGTCCCTGCACTGGCCCCGGTGCTCACCGATCTGTGCACGCGCCACCTCGGCAGACCGCCCTTCTTCGTGACCGCCGACGTCTCTCTCGGCATCCGGATCCTCACCGACGCACCTCATCAGGTCGGTGCCGACCTCATCGTGGCTGCCGAAGAGGCGTTCGCGAGGTTCGGGGGGCCGCTCATCATCATCGACACCGGCACCGCCACCACCATCTCGGCCGTCGACGCGACAGGCGGATTCCTGGGAACCACCA
This region of Pseudomonadota bacterium genomic DNA includes:
- a CDS encoding type III pantothenate kinase, producing MKGDLLLALDLGNTDLVIGFFQGETLARSFRFHTDRQRTADEYGVMLKSLMTHEGFDARSLEGVAISNVVPALAPVLTDLCTRHLGRPPFFVTADVSLGIRILTDAPHQVGADLIVAAEEAFARFGGPLIIIDTGTATTISAVDATGGFLGTTIGPGLAVSAEALYQRAPHLPRIVYERPPKPWGTNTVHAMQAGLLLGHAAMLDGLVAQFKGELGEHARVVATGGLAQTLVGACRHIDALIPDIMLTGLRRIYLRNRPPSA